CTCGCCCTCGCCGGCGAGCCGGATGCGGGTGCCGTCCTCGACGCCCTGCGGAATATTGACCGACAGGGTCCGGTCGCGCGTCACCCGGCCCGAACCGGTGCAGGACGGACAGGGGTCCTCGATCATCTGGCCGCGGCCCTGACAGCCCGGGCAGGTCCGTTCCAGGGTGAAGAAGCCCTGCGCCTGCCGCACCCGGCCCGCCCCGCCGCAGGTCGAGCAGGCCTTCGGCTTGGTGCCGGCCTTGGCGCCGGTGCCCGAGCAGGATTCGCAGGTCACCGAAACCGGAATCTCGATCTGCGCGGTCTTGCCGAGGAAAGCCTCCTCGAGCGTGATTTCCATGTTGTAACGCAGGTCCTGGCCGCGCTCACGGCCGCCGCGCCCGCGCTGGCCGGCCATGCCGAACAGGTCTTCGAAAATGTCGGAGAAGGACGAAGCGAAGCCGGCGCCGAAACCGGGGCCGCCGCCGCCATGGCCCTGCTCGAACGCCGCATGGCCAAAGCGGTCATAGGCGGCGCGCTTGTCGCCGTCTTTGAGGACTTCGTAGGCTTCGTTGATTTCCTTGAACTTGATCTCGCTCGAGGCATCGCCCGGATTCTTGTCCGGATGCCATTTCATCGCCAGCTTGCGGAACGCCGCCTTGAGCTTGGACTCGTCCGCGTTCCGCTCAACTTCCAGGGTTTCGTAGTAGCAGCGCTTGGTGCTGGACATCCGTCAGATCCGCCAGAAGTTCGTTCTCATTCCGAAAGCATGCGTCACGAAGGATGCAGCCTCCGGCTTAACGAAAAATGACCCCCATCCCTGGAGACGCAACCCGCGTGCTCTTTGGAATGAGGGCCATGGTGACAACCGTTTAAGCAGACTTCTTGTTGTTCTTGTCGTCGTCGACCTCGGTGAATTCCGCGTCGACCACGTCGTCCTTCGCGGCATCCTTGGCCGCATCGGCTTCGGCCTGTTGCTTGTACATCGCCTCGCCGAGCTTCATCGAAGCCTGCGCCAGCGTGTTGGTCTTGGCCTTGATCGCCTCGGCATCCTCGCCCTTCAGCGCTTCCTTCAGATCGCTGACGGCGTCCTCGATGGCGCGGCGCTCGCTCTCCTCGACCTTCGAACCGTGCTCGGCCAGCGCCTTCTCGGTGGAATGCACCAGCGCGTCGGCGTGGTTCTTGGCGTCGACCGCCTCGCGGCGTTTCTTGTCCTCGGCGGCATTGGCCTCGGCGTCCTTGACCATCTTCTGGATGTCGGCTTCGGACAGACCGCCGGATGCCTGGATCCGGATCTGCTGCTCCTTGCCGGTCGCCTTGTCCTTGGCCGAGACGTTGACGATGCCGTTGGCGTCGATATCGAAGGTGACCTCGATCTGCGGCATGCCGCG
The genomic region above belongs to Bradyrhizobium sediminis and contains:
- the dnaJ gene encoding molecular chaperone DnaJ, coding for MSSTKRCYYETLEVERNADESKLKAAFRKLAMKWHPDKNPGDASSEIKFKEINEAYEVLKDGDKRAAYDRFGHAAFEQGHGGGGPGFGAGFASSFSDIFEDLFGMAGQRGRGGRERGQDLRYNMEITLEEAFLGKTAQIEIPVSVTCESCSGTGAKAGTKPKACSTCGGAGRVRQAQGFFTLERTCPGCQGRGQMIEDPCPSCTGSGRVTRDRTLSVNIPQGVEDGTRIRLAGEGEAGVRGGPPGDLYIFLSLATHEFFQRDGADLHCRVPVSMVTAALGGEFEVPTIDKGKTKVKVPSGTQSGRRFRIASKGMPVLRSRQTGDMYVQVVVETPQNLTKKQQELLAEFEKLSSGATQPEAAGFFTKVKDFFGNRASP